In Actinoplanes derwentensis, the following proteins share a genomic window:
- a CDS encoding aminotransferase class I/II-fold pyridoxal phosphate-dependent enzyme — MIVSEGWQRLEPKLNAIRTRLSALEYEPDRRHSFLPFTPEPDSPYVGFEGSRYLMMSGYSYLGLAGDPRVKEAAKVAVDQYGTGAHGVRALAGSLPLHEELEAAVARFLGREAAMVFGSGYAANVGTVGALVGPGDTVLIDKLDHASIVDGCQLSGATVTRFRHNDPEHLDRRLTDAKGTGLKLVIVDSVYSMDGDVAPLPELRKVCDAHGALLMVDEAHALGVIGATGRGIEEHFGDNTLVDVKLGTLSKAIPATGGWVAGPQALIDHLRFNARPFLFSAALAPAQAGAALESLRVLDLEPHRVTHIQRESARLRQTLNAAGIDTGTSETAVIPIIAGSDEKAYDLATACRKAGVIGLPVVSPAVPNTQARLRIAVTARHSAEDLDVAAAGFLEAAHAIGLIPSLP; from the coding sequence ATGATCGTGTCCGAGGGATGGCAGCGCCTTGAGCCGAAACTGAACGCCATCCGGACCAGGCTGAGCGCACTCGAGTACGAGCCCGATCGCCGCCACAGCTTCCTGCCGTTCACGCCGGAGCCGGACAGCCCCTATGTCGGTTTCGAGGGCTCCCGGTACCTGATGATGTCGGGCTACAGCTACCTCGGGCTGGCCGGTGACCCGCGGGTCAAGGAGGCGGCCAAAGTGGCGGTCGACCAGTACGGCACCGGGGCCCACGGAGTACGCGCCCTGGCCGGATCCCTGCCGCTGCACGAGGAACTGGAGGCCGCGGTCGCCCGCTTCCTGGGGCGCGAGGCGGCGATGGTGTTCGGCTCCGGCTACGCCGCCAACGTCGGCACGGTCGGCGCCCTGGTCGGCCCGGGCGACACCGTCCTGATCGACAAACTCGACCATGCCAGCATCGTGGACGGCTGCCAGCTCAGCGGCGCCACCGTCACCCGGTTCCGGCACAACGACCCGGAGCACCTGGACCGCCGGCTCACCGACGCCAAGGGCACCGGGCTGAAGCTGGTCATCGTGGACAGTGTCTACTCGATGGACGGCGACGTCGCGCCACTACCCGAGCTGCGTAAGGTCTGCGACGCCCACGGCGCGCTGCTGATGGTCGACGAGGCACACGCCCTCGGGGTCATCGGCGCCACCGGCCGGGGCATCGAGGAGCACTTCGGCGACAACACCCTGGTCGACGTCAAACTCGGCACCCTCTCCAAGGCGATCCCGGCGACCGGCGGCTGGGTGGCCGGGCCGCAGGCGCTCATCGACCATCTGCGGTTCAACGCCCGGCCGTTCCTGTTCTCCGCCGCCCTCGCCCCGGCGCAGGCCGGTGCGGCCCTGGAGTCGCTGCGCGTGCTGGACCTCGAACCGCACCGGGTCACCCACATCCAGCGCGAGTCGGCCCGGCTGCGGCAGACGCTGAACGCGGCCGGCATCGACACCGGCACCAGCGAGACCGCCGTCATCCCGATCATCGCCGGGTCCGACGAGAAGGCGTACGACCTGGCCACCGCCTGCCGCAAAGCCGGCGTGATCGGCCTGCCGGTGGTCTCTCCGGCAGTGCCGAACACCCAGGCCCGGCTCCGGATCGCGGTGACCGCCCGGCACTCGGCCGAGGACCTCGACGTCGCCGCTGCCGGGTTCCTGGAGGCCGCCCACGCCATCGGCCTGATCCCGAGCCTGCCGTGA
- a CDS encoding beta-ketoacyl-[acyl-carrier-protein] synthase family protein, whose product MTTGSPEVVVTGMGVVSPAGCELAEFWPVLLAGQSLAAPVTGFDTTRHKARIGCPVAGFDQNRHLGAKQARRMDPFARYALAAALSAYADAGAPEVDGARTAVVVGNAVGGRTVSDQESRNFTEHGPSRVNPLMPLMTMPNAAAALIAMRLGWRGPATTIATTCASGADAIGHATLLLRTGQADVVLAGGAEATLTPVTLAAFGNLGAVSARNDDPAAAARPFDVDRDGFVMGEGAAFVVLERLADARARGAVRHAVVSGYASGSDAYHLSMPRADGAGAATVMAAAIAAAGLRPDDIGHVNAHGTSTPHNDRAEARALHTVFGATPPPVTSLKGTIGHLIGAAGAIEFVATVLALRHGLVPPTANHQKTEPGMDLDVVAAEARAVPPGPALSNSFGFGGHNAALVVSPA is encoded by the coding sequence GTGACCACCGGGTCTCCCGAGGTGGTCGTCACCGGGATGGGCGTGGTCAGCCCGGCCGGCTGCGAACTCGCCGAGTTCTGGCCGGTCCTGCTGGCCGGGCAGTCGCTGGCCGCCCCGGTCACCGGGTTCGACACCACCCGGCACAAGGCGCGCATCGGCTGCCCGGTGGCCGGCTTCGACCAGAACCGGCACCTAGGCGCGAAACAGGCCCGGCGGATGGACCCGTTCGCCCGGTACGCGCTGGCCGCGGCCCTGAGCGCGTACGCCGACGCCGGTGCGCCCGAGGTGGACGGCGCCCGTACCGCCGTGGTGGTCGGTAACGCCGTGGGCGGGCGCACCGTCAGCGACCAGGAGAGCCGCAACTTCACCGAACACGGCCCGTCCCGGGTCAACCCGCTGATGCCGCTGATGACGATGCCGAACGCGGCGGCCGCCCTGATCGCCATGCGCCTGGGCTGGCGGGGACCGGCGACCACCATCGCCACCACCTGTGCCAGCGGGGCCGACGCGATCGGCCACGCCACGCTGCTGCTGCGGACCGGGCAGGCCGACGTGGTGCTGGCCGGCGGTGCCGAGGCCACGCTCACCCCGGTCACCCTGGCCGCGTTCGGCAACCTGGGCGCGGTCTCGGCCCGCAACGACGATCCGGCCGCCGCGGCCCGGCCGTTCGACGTGGACCGGGACGGTTTCGTGATGGGTGAGGGCGCCGCCTTCGTCGTCCTGGAACGGCTCGCCGACGCCCGGGCCCGCGGCGCCGTCCGGCACGCGGTGGTCAGCGGTTACGCCTCCGGGTCGGACGCCTACCACCTGTCCATGCCGCGGGCCGACGGCGCGGGCGCGGCCACCGTGATGGCCGCCGCGATCGCCGCCGCCGGACTGCGGCCGGACGACATCGGCCACGTCAACGCGCACGGCACGTCGACACCGCACAACGACCGGGCCGAAGCCCGCGCCCTGCACACCGTGTTCGGCGCGACACCACCGCCGGTCACCTCGCTCAAGGGCACCATCGGCCACCTGATCGGCGCGGCCGGTGCGATCGAGTTCGTCGCCACCGTGCTCGCCCTGCGGCACGGCCTGGTCCCCCCGACCGCCAATCATCAGAAGACGGAGCCTGGCATGGATCTCGACGTGGTCGCCGCAGAGGCGCGGGCGGTGCCGCCGGGGCCGGCACTGAGCAACTCCTTCGGGTTCGGCGGGCACAACGCCGCACTCGTGGTGAGTCCGGCATGA
- a CDS encoding MaoC/PaaZ C-terminal domain-containing protein, with the protein MSALLAEAGALAAYRRAVRATLEPATIAGPSPVHPFVLTSPEFARTTRRITGADPSQVHISQEFTVHRLLRDDEKVSSSLEVTGARREARGIRVAMRTEIRDADGGPVCAMVTTVLLTGVTEPEPFGEMPPLAAPAGRNVASTGSPAGTGRAEPVTRTVSLSRADVAGYAEVSGDRNPIHLDDEAARAAGFDSVIAHGMSVVALVTELAVDLFAGGDPARVRGLGCRFSSPVRPGEPVEVSFRPDESGSVVAFTCATPRGIALKGGWITLGDGDA; encoded by the coding sequence ATGAGCGCGCTGCTCGCCGAGGCCGGTGCCCTGGCCGCGTACCGGCGTGCGGTACGCGCGACGCTGGAGCCCGCCACGATCGCCGGCCCGTCCCCGGTGCACCCGTTCGTCCTGACCTCCCCGGAGTTCGCCCGGACCACCCGGCGGATCACCGGGGCGGACCCGAGCCAGGTGCACATCAGCCAGGAGTTCACGGTGCACCGCCTGCTCCGCGACGACGAGAAGGTCAGCAGTTCGCTGGAGGTCACCGGCGCCCGCCGGGAGGCCCGCGGGATCCGGGTGGCGATGCGCACCGAGATCCGCGACGCGGACGGCGGCCCGGTCTGCGCCATGGTCACCACGGTCCTGCTGACCGGCGTCACCGAGCCGGAACCGTTCGGTGAGATGCCGCCGCTGGCCGCGCCAGCCGGCCGGAACGTGGCCTCCACCGGCTCGCCGGCCGGCACCGGCCGGGCCGAACCGGTGACCCGGACCGTGTCGCTGAGCCGGGCCGACGTCGCCGGATACGCGGAGGTCTCCGGCGACCGCAACCCGATCCACCTGGACGACGAGGCGGCCCGCGCCGCCGGGTTCGACTCGGTGATCGCGCACGGGATGAGTGTGGTGGCCCTGGTCACCGAACTCGCCGTCGACCTGTTCGCCGGTGGCGACCCGGCCCGGGTCCGCGGCCTCGGCTGCCGGTTCTCCTCCCCGGTGCGGCCCGGCGAGCCGGTCGAGGTCTCGTTCCGGCCGGACGAGAGCGGCTCGGTGGTGGCGTTCACCTGCGCGACACCGCGGGGGATCGCCCTCAAGGGCGGTTGGATCACCCTGGGTGACGGCGATGCCTGA
- a CDS encoding AMP-binding protein → MPDHPAVATAFLGHARRAPDAPALVWADREIGYRELADLAYGQRPLLDRLAPGEPAGILTPKSPGGLALILACLLTGRRFLLPSPSLAADTLDTLFAQAGCRTILREADLRGPAAGGPEHAWPAVDRDSAGFMLTTSGSTGLPKIVPLPHRSVDAFAAWAGAAFGIGPGRSVFSYAPLNFDLCLLDIWTTLAHGGRVVLADTERAAHGGYLRELLRRYPVDVIQGVPMLYDLLLDTGAGAFARVRHVLFTGDVIGERTLAALPGLFPGARLHNVYGCTETNDSLIAEVPPGHTVPVPLGVPLPGVDILILDEDGRPVDGPGTGELYVTTPFQSAGYLDAARNVGRFTGHPLGADARSWFRSGDLVQRQPDGTVTLVGRTDFQIKIRGTAINTAEVESVLRGCVGVLDAAVLTRTDPVSGRQLAAVVTRAPGSTVNSLVVRRHCAANLPKAAVPSTLRIVDEPLPRTSTGKLDRSAAEELLTPAPISGRTS, encoded by the coding sequence ATGCCTGACCATCCGGCGGTGGCCACCGCGTTCCTCGGGCACGCCCGCCGGGCACCGGACGCACCGGCACTGGTCTGGGCGGATCGCGAGATCGGCTACCGGGAACTCGCCGACCTGGCCTACGGACAGCGGCCACTGCTGGACCGGCTCGCTCCGGGCGAACCGGCCGGCATCCTGACGCCGAAGTCACCCGGTGGCCTGGCCCTGATCCTGGCCTGCCTGCTCACCGGACGGCGGTTCCTGCTGCCGTCCCCGTCGCTCGCCGCGGACACCCTGGACACGCTGTTCGCCCAGGCCGGCTGCCGGACGATCCTGCGCGAGGCGGACCTGCGGGGCCCGGCGGCCGGGGGACCGGAGCATGCCTGGCCGGCCGTCGACCGGGACTCGGCCGGCTTCATGCTGACCACCTCCGGGTCGACCGGCCTGCCGAAGATCGTGCCGCTGCCGCACCGGTCCGTCGACGCGTTCGCGGCCTGGGCCGGCGCGGCCTTCGGCATCGGGCCGGGGCGTTCGGTGTTCAGTTACGCGCCGCTCAACTTCGACCTGTGCCTGCTCGACATCTGGACCACCCTGGCGCACGGCGGCCGGGTGGTACTGGCCGACACCGAACGGGCGGCGCACGGCGGCTACCTGCGGGAGTTGCTGCGGCGGTATCCGGTGGACGTGATCCAGGGCGTGCCGATGCTCTACGACCTGCTGCTCGACACCGGTGCGGGCGCGTTCGCACGCGTCCGGCACGTGCTGTTCACCGGCGACGTGATCGGGGAGCGGACACTCGCCGCACTGCCGGGACTGTTTCCGGGCGCGCGCCTGCACAACGTCTACGGCTGCACCGAGACCAACGACAGCCTGATCGCCGAGGTGCCGCCCGGTCACACCGTGCCGGTGCCGCTCGGCGTGCCGCTGCCGGGGGTGGACATCCTGATCCTCGACGAGGACGGCCGTCCGGTCGACGGGCCGGGAACCGGCGAGCTGTATGTCACCACGCCGTTCCAGAGTGCCGGTTACCTGGACGCGGCCCGGAACGTGGGCCGGTTCACCGGACATCCGCTCGGAGCCGACGCCCGGTCCTGGTTCCGCAGTGGCGACCTGGTCCAGCGGCAGCCGGACGGCACGGTCACGCTGGTCGGGCGGACCGACTTCCAGATCAAGATCCGCGGTACGGCGATCAACACCGCCGAGGTCGAGTCGGTGCTGCGCGGATGTGTCGGTGTGCTGGACGCGGCCGTGCTGACCCGTACCGATCCGGTGTCCGGCCGGCAACTGGCCGCCGTGGTGACCCGCGCGCCGGGCAGCACCGTCAACAGCCTGGTGGTCCGCCGGCACTGTGCCGCGAACCTGCCGAAGGCCGCCGTCCCGTCGACGCTGCGGATCGTCGACGAACCCCTGCCCCGGACCTCGACCGGAAAGCT